The following proteins are co-located in the Gossypium hirsutum isolate 1008001.06 chromosome A02, Gossypium_hirsutum_v2.1, whole genome shotgun sequence genome:
- the LOC107951724 gene encoding haloacid dehalogenase-like hydrolase domain-containing protein At4g39970 yields MASHSTLFISPQNLSSNFSSLFYYSPRSLTFRTKRSSSLSLTTTKPRRLYLSVSASHSLQALIFDCDGVILESEHLHREAYNDAFAHFNVRCPPSSQPLNWDLQFYDVLQNLIGGGKPKMRWYFKEHGWPSSTIFETPPESDEERAKLIDTLQDWKTERYKEIIKSGTVEPRPGVLRLMDEAKAAGKMLAVCSAATKSSVVLCLENLIGMERFKGLDCFLAGDDVKEKKPDPLIYLTAAKRLGVSEKNCLVVEDSVIGLQAATKAGMSCVITYTSSTADQDFKDSIAIYPDLSNVRLSDLELLLQNKVAAS; encoded by the exons ATGGCGTCTCACTCCACACTCTTTATCTCTCCTCAAAACCTCTCCTCCAACTTCTCTTCTCTCTTTTATTACTCACCACGGTCCCTCACTTTCAGAACCAAAAGGTCTTCCTCCCTTTCCTTAACCACCACAAAGCCCCGACGACTCTACCTCTCTGTCTCAGCTTCCCATTCCCTTCAAGCTCTCATTTTCGACTGCGATGGTGTCATTCTAGAATCCGAGCACTTGCATCGCGAAGCTTACAACGACGCTTTCGCTCACTTCAATGTTCGTTGCCCTCCTTCTTCACAGCCCCTTAATTGGGACCTTCAATTTTATGATGTGCTCCAGAACCTGATTGGTGGTGGCAAACCCAAGATGAGATG GTACTTCAAGGAACATGGATGGCCATCTTCTACCATATTTGAGACGCCTCCTGAGAGTGATGAGGAACGAGCTAAGTTAATTGACACTCTTCag GATTGGAAGACTGAAAGGTACAAAGAAATAATCAAATCTGGAACT GTGGAACCTAGACCTGGAGTTTTAAGATTGATGGATGAGGCCAAGGCAGCT GGGAAAATGCTAGCTGTTTGCTCTGCAGCAACTAAAAGTTCAGTTGTACTCTGTCTTGAGAACCTTATTGGAATG GAGCGATTTAAGGGGCTTGATTGCTTCCTTGCAG GAGATGATGTGAAGGAAAAGAAGCCAGACCCATTGATATATCTGACAGCTGCCAAG AGATTAGGTGTGTCAGAGAAAAATTGCTTGGTGGTAGAAGATAGTGTGATTGGGCTTCAG GCAGCAACTAAAGCTGGGATGTCATGTGTGATTACCTATACTTCTTCAACTGCTGACCAG GATTTTAAAGACTCTATAGCAATTTACCCTGATTTGAGTAATGTGAG ATTGAGTGACTTGGAGTTATTGCTCCAAAATAAGGTTGCTGCTAGCTAA
- the LOC107951725 gene encoding mediator of RNA polymerase II transcription subunit 18, with protein MECVVQGIIETQYVEALEILLQGLCGVNRERLRVHEICLKSGPNLGFVTSEVRLLCDLEQSEPAWTVKHVGGAMRGAGAEQISVLVRSMVESKASKNVLRLFYSLGYKLDHELLRVGFTFHFERAAQITVTVSSVNKMLKLHATDEAVPVTPGIQMVEVTAPATSENYNEVVASVSSFCEYLAPLLHLSKPGVSTGVVPTAAAAAASLMSDGGGTTL; from the exons ATGGAGTGCGTAGTTCAAGGAATTATAGAGACACAG TATGTTGAGGCACTTGAAATTCTACTTCAAGGTCTTTGCGGTGTAAATAGAGAACGCTTGAGGGTacatgaaatttgccttaaaagtGGTCCAAATCTTG GATTTGTTACTTCCGAGGTCAGATTATTGTGTGATCTTGAACAGTCCGAGCCTGCTTG GACTGTGAAACATGTTGGGGGTGCAATGAGGGGTGCTGGAGCAGAGCAAATCTCTGTGCTGGTTAGAAGTATGGTAGAAAGCAAAGCCAGCAAGAACGTGCTTCGATTATTTTATTCACTTGGATATAAGTTGGATCATGAGTTGTTGAGAGTGGGATTCACCTTTCATTTCGAAAGGGCTGCTCAGATAACCGTGACTGTCTCATCGGTTAATAAGATGCTGAAACTGCACGCAACGGATGAGGCTGTCCCGGTAACACCTGGTATACAGATGGTTGAAGTGACCGCGCCTGCAACATCGGAAAATTATAATGAAGTCGTTGCTTCTGTCTCTTCTTTTTGTGAATATCTTGCACC GCTGCTGCATTTGTCAAAGCCAGGCGTTTCAACCGGGGTTGTCCCGACAGCTGCTGCAGCTGCCGCATCTCTTATGTCAGATGGTGGAGGCACAACTTTGTAA
- the LOC107952331 gene encoding EPIDERMAL PATTERNING FACTOR-like protein 1 yields MTSLVSPLLNTFTFLLPLSFLLLSSPTSSLVQGLYFEDKTRLGSTPPSCHNRCNGCHPCKAVQVPTTPLLSHYHQFQPPGSSKAITNPMEVFYPSSGSQYSNYKPLGWKCHCDDHFYNP; encoded by the exons ATGACCTCACTTGTTTCTCCCCTCCTTAACACCTTCACATTTCTTTTGCccctttcctttcttcttctttcctctccAACCTCTTCCCTTGTTCAG GGTTTATATTTTGAAGACAAAACAAGGTTGGGATCAACTCCTCCAAGCTGCCACAACAGATGTAATGGATGCCACCCTTGCAAGGCAGTTCAAGTACCTACTACACCATTACTTAGCCATTACCACCAATTTCAACCACCTGGTTCGAGCAAAGCAATCACTAATCCCATGGAGGTTTTTTACCCATCATCAGGCAGTCAATACTCTAATTACAAGCCCCTTGGTTGGAAATGCCACTGTGATGATCATTTTTACAACCCTTGA